A DNA window from Bacillus sp. SM2101 contains the following coding sequences:
- a CDS encoding helix-turn-helix domain-containing protein, which produces MEKDRKTYDINFKKKVVEQYQITKNYAAVAREFNIHRKNVQRWVNHYNNEGTRGLRERRGRKKDFSKVTHIRNEQPEQKIKRLEAENEFLKKLLSMKKGE; this is translated from the coding sequence ATGGAGAAAGATAGAAAAACTTATGATATTAACTTTAAGAAAAAAGTTGTAGAACAGTACCAAATCACTAAGAACTATGCTGCAGTTGCTAGGGAATTTAACATACATCGTAAAAATGTACAACGCTGGGTCAATCATTACAATAATGAAGGAACAAGAGGACTACGGGAAAGGCGAGGAAGAAAAAAAGATTTTAGTAAAGTCACTCATATTCGCAACGAACAACCAGAACAGAAAATAAAACGATTAGAAGCAGAGAATGAATTTCTAAAAAAGCTCTTATCGATGAAAAAGGGGGAATGA